In the Euphorbia lathyris chromosome 5, ddEupLath1.1, whole genome shotgun sequence genome, one interval contains:
- the LOC136230262 gene encoding terpene synthase 10-like, translating into MAFLLSSPIPNFSFSKLKHKTIDTTKSKTLCSLNPNISTQSIVRRSANYKPTIWDSDFVLSLRSQYMEEKYTNSIRKLKEKMKMMLTKSITPLGQIELIDILQRLGLAYHFQDQIHGILTSIFNKKHSDNNDKSMKKDLHSTAVEFRLLRQHGFNISQEIFGDFQDEVGNFKTHLYEDYKGMLSLYEASFLSEEGEDMLEAAREFAYNNLRKLIQQNQVIEPYYSKLINHALELPLHWRMLRLESRWFIDMYEVKQGMDSRILELAKLDFNNVQATYQTDLQYASCWWKSTCLAEKLSFTRDRLVENFLWAVGESYEPRFGYCRRMCTKINALITTIDDIYDVYGTLEELELFTDAVQRWDVNEIEQLPDYMKICFVSLHNTINEIGYDVLKEHGFHIIPYLKKAWVDLCQSFLLEAKWYHSRYTPTLQEYTENAWISVSGPVILVHAFFLTQDKITVDSLKWLKDYPEIVRLSSMVFRLANDLVTSSDELKRGDVPKSIQCYMNESGASEEEARQHIRSLIRETWKKMNKQGREDSPLFSKAFIATTMGLTRMAQCMYQYGDGHGIQELETKGRDSLLVQPIPI; encoded by the exons ATGGCCTTTCTTCTATCTTCCCCAATTcctaatttctctttttccaaaCTGAAACATAAAACTATTGATACTACTAAATCTAAAACACTATGCTCTCTTAATCCAAATATTTCCACTCAAAGTATTGTCAGACGCTCTGCAAATTACAAACCTACCATTTGGGATTCTGATTTTGTGCTTTCCTTGAGGAGTCAATATATG GAAGAAAAGTATACAAATAGTATTAGAAAGCTCAAGGAAAAAATGAAGATGATGCTCACCAAATCCATAACTCCTTTGGGTCAAATTGAGCTGATTGACATCTTACAAAGACTTGGATTAGCATATCATTTTCAAGATCAAATACATGGAATTCTGACTagtattttcaataaaaaacaTAGTGATAATAATGACAAATCAATGAAGAAAGATTTGCACTCCACAGCTGTTGAATTTAGACTCTTGAGACAGCACGGGTTTAACATATCTCAAG AGATATTTGGTGATTTTCAAGACGAGGTTGGGAACTTTAAAACACATCTGTATGAGGATTATAAGGGCATGCTATCATTGTATGAGGCCTCATTCCTTTCGGAAGAAGGTGAGGATATGTTAGAAGCAGCAAGAGAATTTGCATACAATAATCTGAGAAAACTTATTCAGCAAAATCAAGTAATTGAGCCATATTATTCAAAGTTAATAAATCATGCTTTGGAGCTCCCACTTCATTGGAGAATGCTAAGGTTGGAAAGCAGGTGGTTCATAGATATGTATGAGGTTAAACAAGGAATGGATTCTCGTATCCTAGAGCTTGCTAAATTAGATTTCAACAATGTACAAGCAACATACCAGACTGATCTCCAATACGCCTCATG CTGGTGGAAGAGTACATGTCTTGCTGAAAAGCTAAGCTTCACAAGGGACAGGTTAGTGGAGAACTTCTTATGGGCAGTAGGAGAGAGCTATGAGCCACGATTCGGATATTGCAGAAGAATGTGCACCAAAATCAATGCATTGATAACTACTATTGATGATATTTATGACGTTTATGGGACATTGGAGGAACTTGAATTGTTTACTGATGCTGTTCAAAG ATGGGATGTGAATGAAATTGAACAACTTCCGGACTATATGAAGATATGTTTTGTATCTCTCCATAATACAATCAACGAAATAGGTTATGATGTGCTTAAGGAACATGGATTTCACATTATTCCCTACTTGAAGAAAGCT TGGGTCGATCTATGTCAATCATTCTTGTTAGAGGCTAAATGGTACCATAGCAGATATACACCAACACTCCAAGAATACACAGAAAATGCATGGATTTCTGTTTCTGGTCCAGTTATACTAGTCCATGCATTTTTTCTTACACAGGATAAAATCACAGTTGACAGCTTGAAATGGCTAAAGGATTATCCGGAGATAGTGCGGTTGTCATCTATGGTTTTTCGACTAGCCAATGATCTAGTAACATCTTCT GATGAACTAAAGAGAGGTGATGTTCCAAAATCAATACAATGCTACATGAATGAAAGTGGAGCTTCAGAAGAAGAAGCACGCCAACATATTCGATCATTAATTAGAgagacatggaagaagatgaacaAACAAGGACGTGAGGATTCTCCATTATTCTCCAAAGCCTTTATTGCCACAACAATGGGCCTAACTCGGATGGCACAATGCATGTACCAATATGGAGATGGGCATGGGATTCAGGAACTTGAGACGAAAGGTCGTGACTCACTACTTGTTCAACCTATTCCTATTTAG